The following proteins come from a genomic window of Miscanthus floridulus cultivar M001 chromosome 2, ASM1932011v1, whole genome shotgun sequence:
- the LOC136528409 gene encoding mitogen-activated protein kinase 6-like — MDSSGGGGGGGGGAQIKGMATHGGRYVLYNVYGNLFEVSSKYAPPIRPIGRGAYGIVCAAVNSQIGEEVAIKKVGNAFDNHIDAKRTLREIKLLRHMDHENILALKDVIRPPTRENFNDVYIVTELMDTDLHQIIRSNQPLTDDHCQYFLYQLLRGLKYVHSANILHRDLKPSNLFLNANCDLKIADFGLARTTSETDLMTEYVVTRWYRAPELLLNCSQYTAAIDVWSVGCILGEIVTRQPLFPGRDYIQQLKLITELIGSPDDASLGFLRSDNAKRYMKQLPQFPRQDFRLCFRSMSPGAVDLLERMLVFDPSRRITVDEALHHPYLASLHEINEEPTCPAPFSFDFEQPSFTEVHIKELIWRESLAFNPDPPY; from the exons ATGGAttcctccggcggcggcggcggcggcggcggtggagcgcAGATCAAGGGTATGGCGACGCACGGGGGCCGCTACGTGCTGTACAACGTGTACGGAAACCTCTTCGAGGTCTCCTCCAAGTACGCCCCGCCCATCCGCCCCATCGGCCGCGGCGCCTACGGCATTGTCTG CGCGGCTGTCAACTCGCAGATAGGGGAGGAGGTTGCGATCAAGAAGGTTGGCAATGCGTTCGACAACCACATCGACGCCAAGCGGACGCTGAGGGAAATCAAGCTGCTGCGCCACATGGACCATGAGAAC ATCCTTGCCTTAAAGGACGTAATACGCCCCCCAACTAGAGAGAACTTTAATGACGTGTACATTGTTACTGAGTTAATGGATACAGATCTCCATCAGATCATACGCTCAAATCAGCCATTGACTGATGATCATTGCCAG TACTTCTTGTATCAGTTGCTAAGAGGGCTAAAATATGTGCACTCAGCAAATATATTGCACCGCGATCTAAAGCCGAGCAATTTGTTCCTAAATGCAAATTGTGACCTCAAGATCGCAGACTTTGGGCTTGCAAGGACCACCTCGGAGACAGATCTCATGACAGAGTATGTGGTCACTCGTTGGTACAGGGCACCAGAGCTGCTGTTGAACTGTTCACAGTATACTGCTGCCATTGATGTCTGGTCAGTTGGATGCATATTAGGTGAAATCGTTACTCGCCAACCCCTGTTTCCTGGACGGGATTACATCCAGCAATTGAAATTGATCACCGAG CTCATAGGCTCACCAGATGATGCAAGCCTGGGATTCCTTCGAAGTGATAATGCAAAAAGATACATGAAACAACTACCACAGTTTCCAAGGCAGGACTTCCGCCTGTGTTTCCGCAGCATGTCTCCTGGTGCAGTCGATTTGTTGGAGAGAATGCTTGTGTTTGATCCAAGCAGACGGATTACAG TTGATGAGGCTCTGCATCACCCATACTTGGCTTCACTTCATGAGATCAATGAAGAACCTACCTGCCCTGCACCTTTCAGCTTTGATTTTGAGCAACCATCCTTTACAGAAGTGCATATAAAAGAACTTATCTGGAGGGAATCTTTAGCATTTAACCCGGATCCTCCCTACTAA